The Agromyces atrinae genome window below encodes:
- a CDS encoding bifunctional aldolase/short-chain dehydrogenase, giving the protein MTNQTAAELIARSNRLGADPKNTNYAGGNTSAKGTETDPVTGEPVELLWVKGSGGDLGTLTEQGLAVLRLDRMRALKNVYPGVDREDEMVAAFDYALHGKGGAAPSIDTAMHGLVDAAHVDHLHPDSGIAIATAADGEELTTKIFGDKVVWVPWRRPGFQLGLDIAAIKDANPQAIGCILGGHGITAWGDTSEESEKNSLWIIDTATDYIAEHGAADPFGTPLDGYGALPEAERRAKAAALAATIRGIASHDRPVVGHFTDAPEVLDFLSASEHPRLAALGTSCPDHFLRTKVKPLVLDLPADASIDDSIARLKELHEAYRADYQAYYDAHATPESPAIRGADPLIVLIPGVGMFSYGANKQTARVAGEFYINAINVMRGAESLSTYAPISDAEKFDIEYWALEEAKLQRMPKPKSHATRVALVTGAASGIGKAIATRLVAEGACVVIADLDLEKAQAAAAELGNTDVAVGVQANVTDAAAVQAAIDDAVLAFGGLDLIVNNAGLSLSKPLLETTEADWDLQHDVMAKGSFLVSKAAARVLIDQGLGGDIIYISSKNSVFAGPNNIAYSATKADQAHQVRLLAVELGEHGVKVNGINPDGVVRGSGIFASGWGANRAKTYGIDEQDLGAFYAQRTILKREVLPDHVANAVIVLTGPELSHTTGLHIPVDAGVAAAFLR; this is encoded by the coding sequence ATGACGAACCAGACCGCCGCAGAGCTCATCGCTCGATCGAACCGACTCGGCGCCGACCCCAAGAACACGAACTACGCGGGCGGCAACACGTCGGCCAAGGGCACCGAGACCGACCCGGTCACAGGCGAGCCCGTCGAACTGCTCTGGGTCAAGGGCTCGGGCGGCGACCTCGGAACGCTCACCGAGCAGGGCCTCGCCGTGCTGCGCCTCGACCGCATGCGCGCGCTGAAGAACGTCTACCCCGGCGTCGACCGCGAAGACGAGATGGTCGCGGCCTTCGACTACGCCCTCCACGGCAAGGGCGGCGCAGCCCCCTCGATCGACACCGCCATGCACGGCCTCGTCGACGCCGCGCACGTCGATCACCTCCACCCCGACTCGGGCATCGCCATCGCGACCGCGGCCGACGGCGAAGAACTCACGACGAAGATCTTCGGCGACAAAGTCGTCTGGGTGCCGTGGCGTCGCCCCGGATTCCAGCTCGGCCTCGACATCGCCGCCATCAAGGACGCGAACCCGCAGGCCATCGGCTGCATCCTCGGTGGCCACGGAATCACGGCGTGGGGCGACACGAGCGAGGAGAGCGAGAAGAACTCGCTCTGGATCATCGACACCGCAACCGACTACATCGCCGAGCACGGCGCGGCCGACCCGTTCGGAACCCCTCTCGACGGTTACGGCGCCCTCCCCGAGGCTGAGCGCCGCGCGAAGGCCGCCGCCCTCGCCGCGACGATCCGCGGCATCGCGAGCCACGACCGCCCCGTCGTCGGTCACTTCACCGACGCCCCCGAGGTGCTCGACTTCCTGAGCGCGAGCGAGCACCCCCGCCTCGCGGCCCTCGGCACGAGCTGCCCCGACCACTTCCTGCGCACGAAGGTCAAGCCGCTCGTGCTCGACCTGCCCGCCGATGCCTCCATCGATGACTCGATCGCCCGACTCAAGGAACTGCACGAGGCGTACCGTGCCGACTACCAGGCCTACTACGACGCGCACGCGACGCCCGAGAGCCCCGCGATCCGCGGCGCCGACCCGCTCATCGTGCTCATCCCCGGTGTCGGAATGTTCTCGTACGGCGCCAACAAGCAGACCGCTCGCGTCGCGGGCGAGTTCTACATCAACGCCATCAACGTCATGCGCGGCGCCGAGTCGCTCTCGACCTACGCGCCCATCAGCGACGCCGAGAAGTTCGACATCGAGTACTGGGCTCTCGAAGAGGCCAAGCTCCAGCGCATGCCGAAGCCGAAGTCGCACGCCACGCGCGTCGCACTCGTCACGGGCGCCGCTTCGGGCATCGGCAAGGCCATCGCGACGCGTCTCGTGGCCGAGGGCGCGTGCGTCGTCATCGCCGACCTCGACCTCGAGAAGGCCCAGGCCGCCGCTGCCGAGCTCGGCAACACGGATGTCGCGGTGGGCGTTCAGGCCAACGTGACGGATGCCGCGGCCGTGCAGGCCGCGATCGACGACGCCGTCCTCGCGTTCGGCGGGCTCGACCTCATCGTCAACAACGCGGGCCTCTCGCTCTCGAAGCCGCTCCTCGAGACCACCGAGGCCGACTGGGACCTCCAGCACGACGTCATGGCGAAGGGCTCGTTCCTCGTGTCGAAGGCCGCCGCGCGCGTGCTCATCGACCAGGGCCTCGGCGGCGACATCATCTACATCTCCTCGAAGAACTCGGTGTTCGCGGGCCCCAACAACATCGCGTACTCGGCGACGAAGGCCGACCAGGCACACCAGGTGCGCCTCCTCGCGGTCGAGCTCGGCGAGCACGGCGTGAAGGTCAACGGGATCAACCCCGACGGCGTCGTGCGCGGCTCGGGCATCTTCGCCTCCGGCTGGGGTGCGAACCGCGCGAAGACCTACGGCATCGACGAGCAGGACCTCGGCGCGTTCTACGCGCAGCGCACCATCCTCAAGCGCGAGGTGCTTCCCGACCACGTCGCGAACGCGGTCATCGTGCTGACGGGCCCCGAGCTCAGCCACACGACCGGCCTCCACATCCCCGTCGACGCGGGCGTCGCAGCGGCGTTCCTCCGATGA